In one Gemmatimonadota bacterium genomic region, the following are encoded:
- the sufC gene encoding Fe-S cluster assembly ATPase SufC, with translation MLDITALRAGIAEREILKGIDLNIKPGEVHAVMGPNGSGKSTLAQVLAGNPAYEVLGGSAIYNGEELLEMEPEVRAQKGIFLAFQYPVEIPGVTNAYFLRSAYNEIRKARGEDEVDPLEFLDLIEERMKLVEMDASMLNRSVNAGFSGGEKKRNEILQMAVLQPKLAILDETDSGLDIDALRIVAGGVNALRRPDNATIVVTHYQRLLNYIVPDFVHVLANGRIVRSGGKELALELEERGYDWLLDAA, from the coding sequence ATGCTCGATATAACCGCCCTCCGTGCCGGAATCGCCGAACGCGAGATCCTCAAGGGAATTGATCTCAACATCAAGCCCGGCGAAGTGCACGCAGTCATGGGGCCCAACGGCTCCGGAAAATCCACGCTCGCGCAGGTGCTCGCCGGCAACCCCGCATACGAAGTGCTCGGCGGCTCGGCGATCTACAACGGCGAGGAATTGCTGGAGATGGAACCCGAAGTGCGCGCACAGAAGGGAATATTCCTCGCGTTCCAGTACCCGGTCGAGATTCCCGGCGTCACCAACGCCTACTTCCTTCGCTCGGCGTACAACGAGATTCGCAAGGCCCGCGGTGAGGACGAAGTCGATCCACTCGAGTTCCTCGACCTCATCGAGGAGCGCATGAAGCTCGTGGAAATGGACGCATCGATGCTCAACCGATCGGTGAATGCCGGCTTCTCCGGTGGTGAGAAGAAGCGCAACGAGATTCTGCAGATGGCCGTGCTGCAGCCCAAGCTCGCGATCCTCGACGAGACCGATTCCGGTCTCGACATCGACGCGCTGCGCATCGTTGCCGGTGGCGTGAACGCGTTGCGCCGCCCCGACAATGCCACGATCGTGGTGACGCACTATCAGAGGTTGTTGAACTACATCGTGCCCGATTTCGTGCACGTGCTCGCCAACGGCCGCATCGTCCGCTCCGGTGGCAAGGAGCTCGCGCTGGAGCTGGAAGAGCGCGGTTACGACTGGCTGCTCGACGCAGCATGA